GATGTCTTTATTCTTCatgccaaatggactattttacatttttccacattacggCAATTTGCGTACTCACTTAacctatatccctttgtagcttCCTATGTCCATTTATATCATTGTGTTATCAGCTATTTTTAATTCCTGCACTGTGGTTACTATGGCGAACAAGAGGAAAGTAAAGCTATAGCCCAAGATTAGACACTATGGTACTGAGTGACAAAACAGACTCAATGTACCATCTGCTTCAATTCCTTTGGTTTTGAACAGAAAAGGTTGAGTATGTACAATcatgaaaggttttgatagagTAAATGAGAAAGATAAGACTGAAGATGTCGATTTAAGGGCCATTAGCGAAGGAACTAAATGCCAAATGAGGGAAAGAAAAACTTTTCAATGCAACAAATGGTTAAGATTTAGAATACACTGTCTGATGGTGTGGTGGTGAATACAGATTAACCTTCGTAGGAAAATTGGAGTACTTGGAACTGGCAGGATATCAAGAATAGTGTATGGGCCTAACTGAATTATACTGAAAAAGCAGGCACAAACCTGATGACTGAATGGCATCCTGTTATTCTGCATTGTTCTCTGGAGATGAGAATCAGATCCATGAACATCTTTTTGAATTGCTCAGTATCAACTCTGTTTACTACTGAACCAACGTCGAAACTTTCTTTTCAAGCTTTCGATAAAGTCTTCTGTCCAGTTTTCAAATATTCAACAAGATACACCTTCCAGAATAATACCAATACAATTTTCTTAATATTTATGCTGCATGTGAAAGGACAACGACATGAAATCTAAGAGAAATGCGCCCTCTTACGATTACAATGCGGAATATCACCTGAGCAAGATTTAAAATTGATCAAAATGCTAAATGAACAGAGTCTTTAAACGTTTGAAGAAGATGTGATTATAAATCAATGTGAAAATCAAATCTTTCCTATGGCGTTACATCGAAAGTGTTTAAAACGAGTTATTGCAACCTTTCTCTTGCGTATTGTCAAAGATGTATATCTAACTTGGAAATCAGCAATTTATGCAGAACATTCAAATACCTCCACTGTCAAAGAAATGGAATTTAGAAACCTTATTCTTTTCTCAAACCACAACTGTCGACCTTCAACAAACTGCTTTTCGCTGTAAAATTCCAATTGGATGCAGGCTGCAATAAATGGCGCGGTTTCACCCTTTAATCCCAGTAAGATTACCCAGCCAGCGCCACATCAGTTTGGATGTGTTGATCTGAAACCAGAGTTAAAGAACATCGCCCCAACTCCCCTTTTCCTTTCATTCACGGCTTTCTCTCTCCAGGTTAGGTGGAGGAACTTGTTTATGCTTCGATCAGGCCAAACGTGTCGGTTTTCACACGTCTATAAAAGGCACCTACCGTGAGTTGCAGTGACCTGTCCATTGCTGCTAACAGGCTgttacaaaaattaaagatgtTGGTATCAACTCTAAACAACTCCGACATATGTTTGCTCCCGGTTGATATACTGTAATTCTAGCACCCAAGGGATGCAATTTTTATAATGGCACATAACTCACCGTGCACACTGTAAGAATAATTGTGTAACGCTGCAAATTGCACAAGTCTGATCATTTTTCGAGTAATCCTTggactttcaaataaacttgaaGCCCTGTACAAACATTCTCAGCAAATACTTTCAGACCAAAAATACAATATCGGCAACATTAACGACCAGGGCAACCACTGATCACACAGATCGCATGATAACGGAAATAAATATCCCTGTAGAAAACAAAATTCCAACAGATTGAACCAACACTGGGCAATGGACGTTTGTGAAAGTTACTAAAAAGGCAGCTGATCTTTGAACACAAATATCACGCCTATATCGTTATAACTTCACTAAGTTTATATTTATTCTCAGACTATTACTTTCTTAGATGTCATTTTTGAAGATATACTCGTCACAACGCATGAAAAAAATTGGTCAGTATTGTATTAACCTTGACCACAGGGGAGAAATAAGTTGCACATCATAAAAAGTTCAACAGAAAATGTACACACAAATAGGACAGTAGGGAGGGGAAAAAAGACGTTCTTCAAATGCATTTTTATAAAACGCTTACAATTAAAATATATACATTTTGTGGGGATTAATGTCCAGATTCTTATTTTCCGTTCTCTAAACACCTTCCTTTCTTGTACAGTTCGTTCTCTCTCTCCAGTCTCTGATTTTCAGCCTTTAGCTCCTCCACTTCGTGCTCCATCTCCCGCATCTGCCTCTCCTCCTCCTGCGCCGCCCGGCCGCCTGCCCTCACCGCCGCCTTGCCGCCGTCCAGGCGGCCCCTCAGCCGGTTGTTCTCGTCCTCCAGGCGGGACAGGCACTTCTCCAGCTCCAGGTACTCGCGGATCAGCTCCTGCTTGGTCATGTTCTGCAGGCTCTCGGCGTGGTACTTCTCGTAGGTCTCGGAGAAGTCCCTCTGCAGGAACTCGCCGCCGCCGTCGCCCCCCATGCCGTCGCTGCCGCTGTCCTGCTGCTCCTCCTCGTCCAGCAGCAGCAGCTCGTCCTCCTCGCTGGTCTCGTCAGACTTGACGGCCCGCCGGGGGGGGCCTCCAGCACCAgcaccccctcctcctccagctccCCCCGGGTTCAGGTCGGGCTCCTCCTGGTTGTGCTCCTCCATCAGGAACTGGGTGGTGTTGTAAGGGGCCACCGTGAAGCCCTTGGCGAACATCTCGGCGCGGGTCTTGGCCGCCCGCACGCTCTCCCTCTCGTCCAGCTTCTTCTTCTCCTCCCACGACAGCTTGAAGTAGGGCTTCCAGCGCCGCTTCTTCTTGGACGGCCGACGCCGGTGCCGCTTCTTGGGCAGCCGGGAGAAGCCCCGGGCCGGCACTGGGGGCGCTCCGCGCTCTCTCGGGCCGGCCTCCGGATCATCGTGCTGGACGGCGGCTGAGGGATGCTCCGTGATCGGGGAGCTGCCACCCGGACAGCCCGCGGACTGCAGCACCAACTGCTCCCCCATCGCGTTCAAACCATCGGAGACCCACCCCTCAGTCAGACGCCCATCCGCTTCAGAAGTTTCCCTTCATGTTTCAAATGccgctttatttttgttttgtttagctTCCCTACCCACTTCTTATTCCCGCTTCCCAACAAACGCACAACTAACTCCACACACCGACCTCCAACTGCTGCACTGACCAGCTCGACGCGTCCTTATATAGACACTGGGGCGGTCGCGGGAGGTGATGTCCTCATNNNNNNNNNNNNNNNNNNNNNNNNNNNNNNNNNNNNNNNNNNNNNNNNNNNNNNNNNNNNNNNNNNNNNNNNNNNNNNNNNNNNNNNNNNNNNNNNNNNNNNNNNNNNNNNNNNNNNNNNNNNNNNNNNNNNNNNNNNNNNNNNNNNNNNNNNNNNNNNNNNNNNNNNNNNNNNNNNNNNNNNNNNNNNNNNNNNNNNNNNNNNNNNNNNNNNNNNNNNNNNNNNNNNNNNNNNNNNNNNNNNNNNNNNNNNNNNNNNNNNNNNNNNNNNNNNNNNNNNNNNNNNNNNNNNNNNNNNNNNNNNNNNNNNNNNNNNNNNNNNNNNNNNNNNNNNNNNNNNNNNNNNNNNNNNNNNNNNNNNNNNNNNNNNNNNNNNNNNNNNNNNNNNNNNNNNNNNNNNNNNNNNNNNNNNNNNNNNNNNNNNNNNNNNNNNNNNNNNNNNNNNNNNNNNNNNNNNNNNNNNNNNNNNNNNNNNNNNNNNNNNNNNNNNNNNNNNNNNNNAGCATGCTATGGAGATAGTCTGCATGACCCACTCCCCCTTTACACTTGCAGGAGACATTTACCATTTTAACTTCCAAATCACATACCCTGCTACAATTTTAGAATAACTTTTTGAGTAACGCTTTTTTTCAGTCTTTGAAACACTGGAAACATGTGTTCTGTTCAAATCAGGACCATTCCTTAAAATCAAGAGGTTACGACAAGTTGGTTACAATTTATTTTGAGTTGCTGTTCCTTTTTAAAGTAGCTGAAAAGGACAAGTTAAATTTTTTTTGAGTTTAACTCAGTCGGAATTTGATTCCCCacactttaaatatattaaattaaCTGTGTAGTAATTACTTCTTAATATACAGAATAATGATGGTtgtgggtgaatagccaaggtctttcgcttagggtgtgggagtccaaaactagcgggcataggtttaagataagaggggaaagatttaaaaaggacccgaggggtaactttttcatgcagcaggtagcatctgtatggaatgagctgccagaggaagtggtggagataggtatggatgggtatatgaataggaaaagattagatggatatggggccaaatgttggcaaaagggactagatcagatttAGATTTTGGTTGGCGTGGGTGaggtggaccaaagagtctgttgcagtgctgtatgactataagaACAGAGTGAGAACCAATTCTTACCAGACTTTCAAAAAAAAGGGCTCCCTGTAGTAGCATTGGTCATTCCTGAATATGGCTGGATGCAAAGTACAAAAAGGCCCTAACAAATAAAGAAGTGAATGTTCTGGTTCTGTTAGATTGTCAATTTAGCATCATATGTCTTATGGCTTCATTTCTCTCACTAAAACTTCCCAAACTAATTTCATGCAGTAACCTTTGCAGTTAGCAGATTAAAACTAGTTTTATCCCATCAAGTGGACTGAATTCAAACTTGTGATAAGTGGAAATTGTCAGTGATAACTCAGTATTCCATTCAATCAGGAGAGCTTATATTTTCTTAACATGCGTTAAACATAGTTCTGCCTCTCCAAATAAGAATAATCAGGCACTTAATAAAAATATGAGCAATTACATCTTTATTTGTACTGTACtttaaaattctattttgttatttacacattgaaataaataattttttttaaacaacattttgaaagtgctataatttatttgaaacaacatttttcattcatttaaCAACTCATagtatttaaaatgtaatttttatattagcatttacaaaataatttataaaacaGCCATTACCCAGTTTAGTATCTGTGTTAATGCAACTGAAACAGGCATGGAATTTCAATTGTTTTATGTTTGCACAGATTTGCTTCCTAATATATTTGGATTAATTGCCATAAAAAGCATTAACTTGAGCCCTAATTTTTGAGTCGATCTTGATCAATTTGGATCTCTTTATTATTGTCCTTCTATAGCACAAGAGCTATTTGAGCAATGTCTGTTGATTGTGTTTACTCAGGGATAATAATACATACAAATTGTGGCAGTCTTTAATTGTGCAGTGATGTCATTCCATGGCAGAAACATACCAATtacattctgaaaaaaaagtcccagaaaGATTAATCCTTAGCAGCGTAATATTTAAAGAAAGACCTGCATTTGTAGAGTGCCTTTTAACACCAGACATCCCAAAGTGCCTTAATGCCAAATTAAGCATTTTGTTGAAGTATCCGCATTGCAGAAATGTAGGAGACACAGTAGCTAACTGCACATAGCAAACTCTTAGTAATGGCAGTGTAGCAATGATCTGACAACCTATCTTTTTGGGGGGTAAAAACATAGGTCAGTGCACTTGGGATCACTTCTTTGCTACTCTTGAAAATATTGCCATGGGTTGTTTTATATTGACCTGAAGGGACAGATAGGCCTGGGTTCAACATCGCACCTGAAAGCTGGCATTTCTGCATTGTTGTACTAATATCAAGTGTTTTAGTTGACAGAACATTTAGGAAGATGACATTTCCAGAGCTTGTGTCCAGTTTTGAACCTAAACTTGGGTGGAATATTCAGTTACCAGAATTGctgtttcctctggcagcatcaTTTATCACAAAAAAAAGTATGCACCACTTAAAGGCATTTCTTGGATGTAAACATCATAAGTGGGAGGATCATGAAATTAAGAGTGGCACTCATACTTTCCAAGTTATCTGCTTTTAAGTTTACTACTTTCCAGAGAAATATGAAGAAAATTGTATTCCAGTCTCTGTGTAAGCTTTCAGTCACAtatgggtcactgtttaaaaataaggagttttCAATTAAGACAAAAAATGAAACTTAATCTTTTTCTCTCGGAGGCTTCAAAATCTTTGGAATGccctttctcaaaaggcagtagaagttgaatctttgaatatttttgagggagAGATGATTAGAATATTGCTGAGTAAGTgtatgaaaggttatcaggatgGGAATGGGATATGGTTTAGatatcacaatcagatcagccatgatgaggGGCAAAGCACTAGTGTCTAACACCTGGTCCTAAACTCATATGTTGGTTGGGATCTCCGACCATAACTCTGTGTTTCTTCTCCctgcttacaggcaaaagctcaagcaggagacccccttgCGGAtgcaggtccagtgctggtcagaggaggcatAGGATCAACTCTGGTGTTGTCTGGAATCAGCTAATCGGGCCATGATCAAACAgtctgcaggtaccttggacggaGTACGtcaccactgtcacagacttatcagcaagtgtgtgggtgactgcataccgaggaagtcaatccgggtgttcctcAACAGGAAACCCtagatgaatcaggacatacagaacctgctaaaagccaggcatgaggccttcagatcaggagacccactcaaatataagaaatccaagtatgaccttcacagagccattaagatagccaaggaccaataccgatccaaattGGAGACCCAGATAGACACCTGgagactatggcaaggactgaaagaTATCACAGGtcctaaaaagagacagtgcaagatagcagacagtgacatatccctcccagatcgtctcaatgccttctgtactcactttgagcagaatttcggcagtgaggtaacacctattccaacaagtcctgatgaacttatcccaacagtcactgcatcagaggtcagatcagttttccttcgtgtgaatccaaggaaagcgacgggaccagacagagtactaGGCTATGCACTCAgggcatgtgcagatcaactggcagaggttttCTTGGatatcttcaatctctccctgcagcaagccactgtccctgcctgtttcaaaagggccaacatcatccctgtgcccaaggaggctcatgcagcatgtctcaatgactactgcccagtgggccgaactttggtggtcatgaagtgatttgaaaggctggtcatggcattaatcaactccagtctccccacttctcttgacccactccaatttgcctatcggaccaacagatccatgtcagatgccatatcacttgcccttcactccttcctagaacatcttgacaccaagaacagctacattaagaatcctactcattgactacagtttagccttcaacactatgatcccctcgagactgattactaaacttagtagTCTCAgaccatccccactctctgcaactggatcctcagtttcctgacccacaggccac
This genomic window from Chiloscyllium plagiosum isolate BGI_BamShark_2017 chromosome 33, ASM401019v2, whole genome shotgun sequence contains:
- the LOC122539906 gene encoding protein HEXIM1-like, yielding MGEQLVLQSAGCPGGSSPITEHPSAAVQHDDPEAGPRERGAPPVPARGFSRLPKKRHRRRPSKKKRRWKPYFKLSWEEKKKLDERESVRAAKTRAEMFAKGFTVAPYNTTQFLMEEHNQEEPDLNPGGAGGGGGAGAGGPPRRAVKSDETSEEDELLLLDEEEQQDSGSDGMGGDGGGEFLQRDFSETYEKYHAESLQNMTKQELIREYLELEKCLSRLEDENNRLRGRLDGGKAAVRAGGRAAQEEERQMREMEHEVEELKAENQRLERENELYKKGRCLENGK